The following nucleotide sequence is from Alkalihalobacillus sp. LMS39.
GCAAACGTATGAATGCCACTTTCACTAATAAATAAGCTTTCTTTCGGGATATATTGGCTTATATCTTCTGTTTGTTGTAACGACGTTTCAAACGTTTTTAAGTTTCGGTTATTCACACCAATCATTTGAGGCGTAAATAAAGCTAACATTTCTTCTAATTCTTTTTGGGAATGAACTTCCACTAAACATTCAAGTCCATAACTATATGCAAGGTCATATAACTCTTTTAATCGTTTCGGCTCAAAAACGGCAGCTATAAGAAGAATGGCATCTGCTCCAATTAAAACACTTTCTTCAATTTGCAATTCGCTTATAATAAAGTCTTTGCGAAGAATAGGGAGAGTAACATTTTGTTTAATGGCCGTTAAATAATCACGGTGACCTTGAAAATATTGGACATCAGTGAGAACAGAAATCGCATCTGCTCCCCCTCTTTCATACCCTTTTGCAATCTCAATAGGCTGAAAGTTTTCTTTAATTATCCCTTTTGACGGTGAAGCTTTTTTTACTTCTGCAATTAACGCTAACTCTCGATTGCTTGCTTGTAAACTGTGAAATAGCGATTTTTTCTTCACATCAATAGCAGCTGGAAGAGTTAGAGATTCAATTTCATCTAATTTTGTTTCTATAATTTGACTTAACATCGATTAGACCTCCTGTTTTTCTTTCAAACGGTTATAATGAGCTGCAATGCTTCCAGATTGAATGGCTGTTCGGACTAGATGAACCCCTTCTTTAATTGAACTCGCTTTATCTGATAAATATAACGCCGCTCCCGCATTTAAACTAACAATATTTGTTGCCGTTTCATTCGCTTTGCCCAAAAATATCTCTTCAATTATCTTTGCACTTTGTTCCGTTGTTTCCACTTGGATATCTTGTAACGGTCCTCGTGTTAACCCCATCTCTTCCGGTGTGATTTGGTACCTTCGAATTTCTCCATGATTCAATTCTACAACGTCTGAGTGTGTTGTTATTGATAATTCGTCTAACCCTTCTCCCCCAGTGACGAACATTGCTTTTGTCGCTCCAATTTCCTTTAAAGTTTGGGCCATTTTTTCAGCAAAAGCTGTATCATATACTCCTATTAATTGAGCATTGGCATTTGCCGGATTTGTTAATGGACCAAGTAAATTAAAAATCGTCCGAAATCCGATTTCTCTGCGTGGCATCACTGCGTGTTTCATCGCAACATGGTAAAGAGGAGCAAATAAAAAACATAAATTATGTTCTTTTAATGATTCGACCGCTTGTATGGGGCTAGTTTGAATTGGAATCCCCATTTTTTCAAGCACATCCGCACTTCCGCTTTTAGATGAAACAGCCCGATTTCCATGCTTGGCAACCTTTATTCCTAATGAAGACAAAACAAGTGCAGACGCTGTGGAAATGTTGAAAGTATGACAGTTGTCTCCCCCAGTCCCGCAAGTATCTAATACAAATGATTCTTCATGCGGAATTGTAATAGCATGTTCTTTCATCGAAAGGGCAAACCCGATCATTTCCTCTACTGTTTCTCCGCGGAAGCGCATAATGGATAATAAACTAGCAATTTGGCTTGGCGTTGCTTCATTATTCATGATAACGTCCATTACTTCTTTTGCCTCATGAGTTGTCATTGTATATCCTGATATACATTGAGCTAATATCGATTTAAACATGACGCACCTCCACTTTTTTGCTAAACATTTCTTCTGCCACTTGAATTGCTTTAATTAGAGCTTTTGCTTTATTTCTTGTTTCTTCCCATTCCTTTTCAGGAACCGAATCGGCAACAATTCCTGCTCCAGCTTGAACATAAACTTTTTTGTCTTTAATAACCATCGTACGAATTGCAATACAAGAATCAATATTACCGTCATATCCTAAATAACCAATAGCTCCAGCATAAATACCCCGTTTTGTTGGCTCGATTTCGTGTAAAATTTCCATCGCCCTAATTTTAGGAGCACCTGATACTGTCCCTGCAGGAAAAGAAGATTGTAATGCTTCTATTGGATGAACTACATCAGAGAGCTTTCCTGTTACTTTTGAGATAATGTGCATGACATGAGAAAACTTTCCAATTTCTAATAATGTTGGTGTTTCCACTGTGCCATATTTTGCCACGCGGCCAATATCATTCCGAGCGAGATCAACTAACATATAATGTTCTGCTCGTTCTTTTTCATCCGCTAACAAG
It contains:
- the trpD gene encoding anthranilate phosphoribosyltransferase, encoding MFKSILAQCISGYTMTTHEAKEVMDVIMNNEATPSQIASLLSIMRFRGETVEEMIGFALSMKEHAITIPHEESFVLDTCGTGGDNCHTFNISTASALVLSSLGIKVAKHGNRAVSSKSGSADVLEKMGIPIQTSPIQAVESLKEHNLCFLFAPLYHVAMKHAVMPRREIGFRTIFNLLGPLTNPANANAQLIGVYDTAFAEKMAQTLKEIGATKAMFVTGGEGLDELSITTHSDVVELNHGEIRRYQITPEEMGLTRGPLQDIQVETTEQSAKIIEEIFLGKANETATNIVSLNAGAALYLSDKASSIKEGVHLVRTAIQSGSIAAHYNRLKEKQEV
- the trpC gene encoding indole-3-glycerol phosphate synthase TrpC, with protein sequence MLSQIIETKLDEIESLTLPAAIDVKKKSLFHSLQASNRELALIAEVKKASPSKGIIKENFQPIEIAKGYERGGADAISVLTDVQYFQGHRDYLTAIKQNVTLPILRKDFIISELQIEESVLIGADAILLIAAVFEPKRLKELYDLAYSYGLECLVEVHSQKELEEMLALFTPQMIGVNNRNLKTFETSLQQTEDISQYIPKESLFISESGIHTFADTERVKRAGANGVLVGESLMRAKTPEHGIVELLGDVNVESKA